The Rhizobium sp. Pop5 genome segment GGACTTCGTGCACGACCAGCTCGCAACCGGAAAGAAACTGCGGGTCCTGACGGTGGTCGCCACCTTCTCACGCTATGTTCCCGCGCTTGATCCGCCTCACAGCTATCGAGGTGAAGATGTCGTGCAGACGTTGGGACGGGTGTGACGATTTTCGTTATAGTGCGCACTATGAGTCCGATTACGCAACATACGTATTGAACCCTCATTCTCTAATCGAGGCGCCGTTACGTGGAACCGCATTTCCTTTCCCGAAGAAATAACCTACCTCACGGCATCTCTATGAAAGGTGACGAGGCGTTAGGTTTGACTGGCCCGTCCACGCGTCTGTAACGGCTGCCCGATCTTCCAAAGCATGCTTGTGTCGATCTCAAGCTCGACTCCAACCTTGCCCGCACCTGTGACTACGGTAGGATAAGAAAAAAGGGCGGTGTCGATCAGTACAGCGATCTTCTGGAGACCGAATGGTGATACGCTTCCTGACGGGTAGCCGAAGAGATCGAGTACCTGTTCTTTCTGAGCAAGCTCGGCTCGTTTCCATCCATACGTGCCAGCAACCGCTTTCATGTCAATCTTTGAAGGTGATGGCAGCAAAACGGCACAAAGGTGGCGCGCAGGATGAGACCGGCGCATCACATCGTTCGCTTTCTGCTCGGCAATAATCATCGTCTTTGCAACGCGCCCCACGGGAACGCCGATAGCGGAGGCTAAATCGGAAGGAGATGTAATAGGGGTGGCGAACTCACTATAGCGCCACAATCGTACCGTCGACGCTCCGATCTGGTGCAGTTCAGCAAGTACGTTCGGATGAACGTCCAACATAGTCGTTTCCTTCCGGTTCACCTGGTAGGACGATCGAGGATAGCTGTTTCAGCGACTGCGAGTACAGCCCTCTTGCGAGTAAGTTTCAGGCGGTTCGCTCCAAAAGCTGCCTAATGCGGCGGCGACCCTCGTTCCCAAAAATACTGAAGTAAGCCTCCAGGCACTTATCGCTATCGAGCATGAAAGGAGCATCATATTTGGTGATATGCCGAATAGCCAAGGCTGGAACCGTTGTGTCGAGCGGTCGAAACATCCTGTTGTGCAAACCGGGCTCCGGGCAACCTGGATAAAATTCACCGATCATGAAACCTTCCTGAATGAAGTCGGGCTTCAGCCGTTTTTGCAGTTGACCAATCCTGATGATCTCTCCTTCATCCTGTATTCCAGGAAGGGCAATGATAATGGCCTTATAGATCCAGTCGCCCGTTCGATCGTTGAAGGACTTTACGGGTTTCATCTGGCTGAAGACGGCGAGCATACGCGCCAAATCGTTTTCGATTTCGTCAACTGCAACAGCTTGCGACGCGGCAACCCGTAAAAGCCCCTTCGTCAGAGCCTCGGGAACGAAAGGGCAAACGCTCCCGTCCCGACCTAAATGAGGATGTGGATTGGAGAGGAATTCTGAGGCATACCGAGCAAATTTCTGAAGAGCTGCGTTTGCATACTCATCATAGGCGTTGTATCCCGCATCAATATTCTTTTCCAGAATTTCGCCCACTGTCATCAATGGACCAATCGTCCCGAAAGGTTGGCTGTAATCTTTCCAAATCTCTTTATTCATTTCGGATCCCTGGTTCGAAAAGCCACGTGCAAAACGGAAGGTCGGGCTCTTGCATGCCAGCTCGGGCGGCGGGCGAGCTGGTCGGGGGCCAATCAAGAGACCGACCTTCCATCGGAAGCGAAGCTCCCGAATTTTTGGTAGCACTCGTAGTTACACTTGTGTAACTGTTTTTTTAAATGGATGTGAAAACAAGAGCGGGGGCTCGTGCACGATGAAGGTTAGTCTCACGACCGCCCGCAAATTCTTATATTCGTCGTAGTTATGAAGACATACATAT includes the following:
- a CDS encoding aminoacyl-tRNA deacylase; its protein translation is MLDVHPNVLAELHQIGASTVRLWRYSEFATPITSPSDLASAIGVPVGRVAKTMIIAEQKANDVMRRSHPARHLCAVLLPSPSKIDMKAVAGTYGWKRAELAQKEQVLDLFGYPSGSVSPFGLQKIAVLIDTALFSYPTVVTGAGKVGVELEIDTSMLWKIGQPLQTRGRASQT
- a CDS encoding DUF6875 domain-containing protein — protein: MNKEIWKDYSQPFGTIGPLMTVGEILEKNIDAGYNAYDEYANAALQKFARYASEFLSNPHPHLGRDGSVCPFVPEALTKGLLRVAASQAVAVDEIENDLARMLAVFSQMKPVKSFNDRTGDWIYKAIIIALPGIQDEGEIIRIGQLQKRLKPDFIQEGFMIGEFYPGCPEPGLHNRMFRPLDTTVPALAIRHITKYDAPFMLDSDKCLEAYFSIFGNEGRRRIRQLLERTA